The Mucilaginibacter sp. PAMB04168 genome contains the following window.
GCCTTTGTTACCGGTACGGTTATCAACGTTGACGGTGGCTTCTCTATATTCAGCGGCGTTTAATAGGCTTTCATTTAAACTAAAAAAAAGAGGCTTCCTGATAATTAGGAAGCCTTTCTTTTTTTATAATAAATTATGATCAAACATTAAAAGATAAACCCAGGTAATAATGAATATCAGCGGTATCATAAAAGGGGATATCCGTTGAAAAACCCGGTCGCGCTTATTGCCATTAAGCATAGGGTAATAGTTTTCAGCTGAGCTGCCGTCGGTAACTGCTTTATAGTTTCTGCGTAGCTTACGCATGTAGAATAAGCCAGCTATCACATCAATGAAAGTGAATACTGCTACAGCTAACGCTGCAATTGGGAATATCACAGCCAGCATTTGTTGCTTCTGAAATAATTCGGGTGATGGTGCTTTGGCTGTTACCAGCATTGCATACACATTGAAAAAAAAAGATTGACCGATAGATAGCCATATAACCCTTTGGTTAACGGCATTGTCATGATGTTCTATTTGGGCCCGGCTAACGCGGTAAATTTCCGATAGCGCTTGTTCTTGTTGATTATCAGCCATTATGATGTTTAAACGTTTATGTTATTAACACCAGGATAAATCATTAGTTTGTAGATTAATAATTTAACTGACAGTTTTCATCATCATTTTTAAAACTAGGGACTTTATAATACAAAAAGAATTTTAAGCTGGTAATGAGTATTTGTCCTTACGGCCAAATTTTTCCACGGTAATCTGGCCTTTACTTTTAAGGTTTGATAGCACGTTCGAGATTTGCCTGCTGATGGTTTTAGCGTCAGACTTGGGTTCGTATTGTGCCATGGCGTTGGCAATGTCTTCGTTAAAGCCCGAACCGATTTCTTTCAGGGCAAAGGCTATTTTAGCGGTAATGGGCAAATTATCAGCATACTTTTCCGGAATTTCCAGCTCTTTTGAAGGTTTAGGCTCGGCAGCATCCTTAACAAGTTTGGCTTTTGCGGCTGGTTGCGATATGTGATTAGTTTGGTTGCCGTTGTCCGCAACCAGTTCGGGCAAAAAGGCAGTTAAAATACCTTCCAGCCTTTTAGCTTCTTGCTGGTGAAAATTAATTTTTTCTTTAAGGTGGTTAATAATATCCTGCTCGGTAATATTTGCCATTACGATGTGTATTTAGGTAGTAAATACTAAACTTACAAGTTATGTCCAGGATTGTTTAGGGACTATGGTAAACCAACAATGATCTTACCCCGTGGCACTTTGGTCAATTCGTGGGTCTTCGGGCAATATTTCCATGTCCGGAAATTCTATATAATCGGCGTACCATTGTATAGCGCTAATCACATCAAGTGCGTCTTCGGGACTAATGTTTATCGTCTCGAATGCATACAGTTTATTGTCGGCATAGCCAAAAAGCTGAATCTCATTGGTGTCCGGCGTAAAATCTTCGTTTGTAACGCAGTATACTTTAACCTTTAACGCACTATCACGTGAGTGTATAACGTCGCGGCAAGGGTCATTCGGATCGGTAGCTAAAAGGAATACGTTATGGTCCATAAAGAATTTAACACGTTATAGGTTATATAGTTTAAGATATTATAATACAAAATTGGTTGCACAGGTATACAGCCTGCAGAATGGTAAATTGGTAACTATTATTAAACAAAAGTTGCCTTGAGCATGTTTTTAAAAATAATGAGTTCAAATACACTGTCGAAATATATCATAACCGGAATGCTTTTAGTGTTATTGGCATCGTGCAAGGATAATCCGCGCAATAAATTTGGCGGGCCCTCAAATAATCCGCATGATACGGCAGCTTCCCGCCGGGATACCAGCTCGGTAGGCAACCGTACTGATGGTAGGGAGTAAAACACAGTTTAACTATCGGGAAATTTTTGGGAATCAATTTCACACTCCACAGTAAATATTTCTACATATTTAATTGAGTAGTACTTAAAGACAACTCAGGCGCTCTAAAAACGGGCTTTTTAACTCTTGGTATAACAATTGCCTATATATTATAGCCCTACTCAAAGGGCTGTTTTTCATAGGTAGATGTAGAGTCGGATAACTGCGAGAGTGATCCGACTTTTTATTTATATACCTGTTTTAGATGCCAGTGCATCCTGGGCAAAACGCATCAAATCTTTGGCGTTGATGTAACCAACAGTGTTTAATATCACTTCGCCTTTAGAGTTGCAAATAATTAAGGTAGGGTAGGCGCGCATGCCCCACTGCTGAGCCAAACTTGGGTTATTACCCTGTTCCATATCTAATGCCGCATTTACAAAGTTTTTATTGAAGTACTCGGCTACCTGTTTGTCCCTAAAAGTAGTGGCTTTGAGCATTTTGCAGGGGCCGCACCAGGTAGCGTATGCATCTACAAAGATGAGCTTTTTTTGAGCCGAAGCCTGCTTTAATGCTTGTTGCCAATTGGTTGCTGTAAAGTTGATCTGTGCTTTTCCGGTTTGTGCCAAAGCACCTACAAATAAAAGCACCAGTAAAGTTTTAAATAGTAGTTTCATCATTATTGTCAAATACAAGTTTATAATAAATAAGCAGCCTTTTGTTTATTCAGGCTGCTTATTTTATTGCGTTTTATCTAAGGGCGGCGATCGCCACGTTGTGGACGCTGGCGTTGTTGCTCAGACTGCGTTTCTCGCTGCTGACGCT
Protein-coding sequences here:
- a CDS encoding thioredoxin domain-containing protein, yielding MMKLLFKTLLVLLFVGALAQTGKAQINFTATNWQQALKQASAQKKLIFVDAYATWCGPCKMLKATTFRDKQVAEYFNKNFVNAALDMEQGNNPSLAQQWGMRAYPTLIICNSKGEVILNTVGYINAKDLMRFAQDALASKTGI